TTTGACAAAAAACCTACATCCACATGGTGTTTGGAGGGCAAACCCTATATGCTTGGTATATAGTCTCTTATGACCTTATGTATCTCTCAATATAATAGAGATTAAAGATCCTCTTGTCCAGAGAAAGAAGATAATGTCTCTAGAGTCCCAAGATGGTAGAAGAAGCATTTCGTTAAGTCCTTGCGTTCTTTGGTAGGGAAACTTCTTTTATTGAGGCCTTCATGGAGTGGTTGGTGAGATGTCAACTTTATATCCTTGTCACCCTTTCTTTTTACGTGTCTTACTTGTCTTAGGGGTGTAATCGATTCGGTTCAGTTTGGGGGGTCATAGACTAAAAATTTTGGTCCACCATTTTTCCGGGTCGAACCAGACTGATAGCTATCGGTCTGGTCGATCCATATGAggtagaaatatttttttctcctttttttggcaaataaattaatataaaaattaattaaattattaaaattaaattaagtgaaaTCTTTattgtggattatgtaactaattactaattcattaaaaaaataacttagtaaataatgaattataattatatttatgatgttaataatTACTAGAGAATATCTTCCCATAGGGCCTTCCGATTTCCTTCAAATAATAGCCTCCAATGGTGGCCTGCCATATAGACACCCCATATTCGAAAGCTTGGATTGCACTGCACTGcagaggtaaaaaaaaattcttcctcACTCCCATGTCCCTCCCTCCcgatctctctcatttctcaaaacccaaattcTTACCTTTTCATGTCAGGTCCATTAATGAAAAGCTCAAAACTTGAGAAAAGAAAGATTTGGCTAATGGATTTTTTGAGTCCAACTCCAAGCTCCTAAAGCCCTCAGCAACTATGCTAGGTGCTGGAGCTTTAGCCTTACACTACTCAAATTTGATCATAGTGATGGAGAAGATGATCAAGTCACCCCAATTGGTCGGTGTGGATGCCAGGGATGATCTTCATGCAATGTTACCAAGCAGTATACGTTCAATGCTGAGGGATAGGTTGAAGGGATCCACGGGGTTTTCAGCGAGCGATCTGATTCTTGCTAGGGAGTGGAGGGAGGCCTTGGGAAGGATCTTGGGTTGGTTTTCACCATTAGcacataatatgataaaatgGCAAAGTGAAAAGAGCTTTAAGCATCAAACTTTGGTGCCCAAAACAAACATGATGCTTCTGCAGACGCTATTTTTTGTGAACAAGGAGAAGACCAGGGCTGCCATTATCGAGCTATTAGTGGGATTGAACTACATTTGGAAGTTCGAGAGGGAGATGATTGGTAAAGGCCTATTCGAATCCACCAACTTCAATGGGATCTTGAATGCCCTGACACGACGGGTTTAAAGGGTTGCGCTGGTCTAGTTTAGAGCTCCTCCTCCGATGTGATAGTCGTACGGTGTGCTTGGGTGGGGTGGGTGCTAAGTGCGAAGGTGTCGAAGTGGATCTCTCTTCACTGGAGGAAAACACATACACAAGGGAAAGTGGGAGTTTTGCTTTTAATATGCTGTGATGCAGTGCAGGAGTTTACCGTTCTAAAGAGGATTGGCTGATGTGTCAGCATAGCATTGGCTGCCGTTAAACTCACAACTTCGGCATTACCATTCCAAAGAGGAACTGTAGCTACTAACTTAGTACTTTAGTATTCATAAT
Above is a genomic segment from Juglans microcarpa x Juglans regia isolate MS1-56 chromosome 1D, Jm3101_v1.0, whole genome shotgun sequence containing:
- the LOC121237339 gene encoding protein PSK SIMULATOR 1-like; the encoded protein is MVACHIDTPYSKAWIALHCREKKDLANGFFESNSKLLKPSATMLGAGALALHYSNLIIVMEKMIKSPQLVGVDARDDLHAMLPSSIRSMLRDRLKGSTGFSASDLILAREWREALGRILGWFSPLAHNMIKWQSEKSFKHQTLVPKTNMMLLQTLFFVNKEKTRAAIIELLVGLNYIWKFEREMIGKGLFESTNFNGILNALTRRV